In the Nitrospiria bacterium genome, GGCTCGGTTCGGCCGAAGTGACCGTAGGCCGCGGTCTTCTTGTAAATCGGACGTCGGAGTTTTAAGTGATCGATCATTCCCTTGGGCGTCATGGGGAAATGTTTTTGCACGAGCTTCATGATTTTCTGACTTGGAACCTTTCCGGTATTTTTGGTATTGACCAGAATGGACACCGGCTCCGGAACCCCGATGGCATAGGCCATCTGGATCTCGCAGCGGTCCGCGAGCCCCGCCGCAACGATATTCTTGGCGATGTACCGGGCCATGTAGGACGCCGAGCGGTCGACCTTGGAAGGGTCCTTCCCGGAGAAGGCCCCGCCCCCGTGGCTTCCCACGCCACCGTAGGTGTCGACGATGATCTTCCGCCCCGTCACGCCGGTATCCCCCTGCGGACCTCCGACGACGAAACGGCCGGTGGGGTTGATGTGATAGATGATTTTTTCCTCATCCATCAGTTCGGCCGGAATGATGGGTTTGATGACTTTCTCGATTATGTCTTCCCGGATTTCCTTTAACGTCACCTCCGGGCTGTGCTGGGCCGAGATGACGACCGTCGTGACCCGGACCGGTTTCCCGTTCCGATAGTCGACGGTCACCTGGGATTTTCCGTCGGGCCGAAGGTACGCCAGGATGTCTTTTTTCCGGACCTCCGTCAGACGGCGCGTCAGCTTGTGGGCCAGGATGATGGGCGTGGGCATGAACTCCGGCGTCTCATTGCTGGCATACCCGAACATGATGCCCTGATCGCCCGCGCCGCCGGTGTCCACGCCCTGGGCAATGTCCGGGGACTGGGAATGGATCGAGGTGATCACGGAGCAGGTTTCGTAATCGAAACCGTACTTGGCCCGCGTGTAGCCGATCTCTTTGATGGTTTCGCGCACGATGTCCGGAATCTCGACGTAGCAGGTGGTGCTGATCTCTCCCGCGACGAAGGCCAGCCCGGTGGTCACCAGGGTCTCGCAGGCCACGCGGCAATACGGATCCTGGCCGATGATGGAATCCAGGATCGCGTCCGAAATCTGGTCCGAAATTTTATCGGGATGTCCTTCGGTGACGGATTCCGAAGTAAACAAATAATCCTGTCCTGTCATGGATGTCTCCTTTGATCTCATCTATCGCGTCATTTCCCAATTTGCGTTGTTGAGCATGGCTGAAGGTGCGAAACCAGGCGGCCGCATTCGGAAAATTTCTTGAATGGAAACCACCATTTTTATATCACAGCCGTGATTTTTGTCAAGGAAAAAGTGAATCGACTTCGTTCGCCCTCTGCTTGACAGAACGGAGGGTGACACGGTACAGTCGGGTCGTTGGAAATTTCACCGGGAGCGACGCTTCAGATGTCTGTGCCGGCGAACGTGAACAAGCGGGTGCGGGCCTTGCGCGAGGCCATCGAGCTGCACAATTATCGTTACTATGTCCTCGACGCGCCGACCATCCCGGACGTCGAATACGACAAGCTGTTCCGGGAACTTCAGGACCTGGAGAGGAAATACCCGGAACTCGCCGTTCCCGAATCCCCCACGCAGCGGGTGGGCGCCGCTCCCCTGAGCGAGTTCGCGACGGTTGCACACCGCACACCGATGTTGTCCCTCAACAATGCCTTCGAGGAGGAAGAAGTCGTCGCCTTCGACCGCCGGATCCGCGAGCAGTTGCACCTGGAGGAGGTGGAGTATGCCGTGGAACCGAAATTCGACGGCGCGGCGGTCAGTCTGTCCTATCAAAACGGCCTG is a window encoding:
- the metK gene encoding methionine adenosyltransferase, with amino-acid sequence MTGQDYLFTSESVTEGHPDKISDQISDAILDSIIGQDPYCRVACETLVTTGLAFVAGEISTTCYVEIPDIVRETIKEIGYTRAKYGFDYETCSVITSIHSQSPDIAQGVDTGGAGDQGIMFGYASNETPEFMPTPIILAHKLTRRLTEVRKKDILAYLRPDGKSQVTVDYRNGKPVRVTTVVISAQHSPEVTLKEIREDIIEKVIKPIIPAELMDEEKIIYHINPTGRFVVGGPQGDTGVTGRKIIVDTYGGVGSHGGGAFSGKDPSKVDRSASYMARYIAKNIVAAGLADRCEIQMAYAIGVPEPVSILVNTKNTGKVPSQKIMKLVQKHFPMTPKGMIDHLKLRRPIYKKTAAYGHFGRTEPEFTWEKTDLADTLRKEAGI